The Apis mellifera strain DH4 linkage group LG8, Amel_HAv3.1, whole genome shotgun sequence genome contains a region encoding:
- the LOC413252 gene encoding ATP-binding cassette sub-family F member 2, whose translation MPSDAKKKQQQKKKEAAKARQSGKKPPQTNQNKNAEDGKESSPLGIIQNGTNGTPISAEEALCIKLEADARLNAEARSCTGSLASHPRSRDIKISNFSITFHGCELLQDTMLELNCGRRYGLLGLNGSGKSTLLAVLGNREVPIPNQIDIFHLTREMPASNKTALECVMEVDEERIRLEKLAEELVECEEEDAQEQLMDVYERLEDMSADTAEARAAHILHGLGFTAKMQKTPTKDFSGGWRMRIALARALYVKPHLLLLDEPTNHLDLDACVWLEEELKTYKRILVIISHSQDFLNGICTNIIHVNKKQLKYYSGNYEAFVKTRMELLENQVKQYNWEQDQIAHMKNYIARFGHGSAKLARQAQSKEKTLAKMVAQGLTEKVVNDKVLNFYFPSCGTIPPPVIMVQNVSFRYNEDSPWIYKNLEFGIDLDTRIALVGPNGAGKSTLLKLLYGDLVPTSGMIRKNSHLRIGRYHQHLHELLDLDMSPLDYMMKAFPDVKEREEMRKIIGRYGLTGRQQVCPIRQLSDGQRCRVVFAWLAWQVPHLLLLDEPTNHLDMETIDALADAINDFDGGMVLVSHDFRLINQVAEEIWVCENGTVTKWSGNILDYKEHLKTKVLSDNQKRQKEMHRSK comes from the exons ATGCCATccgatgcaaaaaaaaagcagcagcaaaaaaaaaaggaagctgCTAAGGCTCGACAGTCAGGAAAAAAGCCACCTCAAACTAATCAGAATAAAAATGCAGAGGATGGTAAAGAATCCAGTCCTTTGGGAATCATTCAAAATGGAACCAATGGAACACCTATTAGTGCAGAag aggcattatgtataaaattagaagCAGATGCAAGACTAAATGCAGAAGCGCGATCGTGTACGGGATCATTAGCTTCACATCCGCGAAgtcgagatataaaaatatctaatttttctattactttCCATGGCTGTGAATTGCTACAGGATACTATGTTGGAACTGAATTGCGGCAGACGTTATGGTTTGCTTGGACTTAATGGCTCTGGAAAATCTACTTTATTAGCTGTACTTGGAAATCGAGAAGTTCCTATTCCTAATCAGATTGATATCTTTCACTTGACCAGAGAAATGCCTGCTAGTAATAAAACAGCTTTAGAATGTGTGATGGAAGTAGATGAAGAGCGTAtaagattagaaaaattagcaGAAGAATTAGTAGAATGTGAAGAAGAAGATGCTCaa gaaCAACTCATGGATGTTTATGAAAGGTTAGAAGATATGTCTGCTGACACTGCTGAAGCTCGTGCTGCTCATATTTTACATGGTTTGGGTTTTACtgcaaaaatgcaaaaaacaCCTACCAAAGATTTTTCTGGAGGTTGGCGAATGCGTATTGCTCTTGCAAG AGCATTATATGTGAAACCTcatcttttattattggatGAACCTACCAACCATTTAGATCTTGATGCCTGTGTATGGttggaagaagaattaaaaacatataaaagaattttagtcATCATTTCTCATTCACAAGATTTTCTTAATGGTATTTGTACAAATATCAttcatgttaataaaaaacaattgaaatattacagTGGTAATTATGAAGCTTTTGTCAAGACAAG AATGGAGTTACTGGAAAATCaagtaaaacaatataattggGAACAGGATCAAATTGCGcacatgaaaaattatatagcacGATTTGGTCATGGTTCTGCAAAATTAGCAAGACAAGCACaatcaaaagaaaagacaTTAGCAAAAATGGTAGCACAAGGTCTTACAGAAAAAGTTGTGAATGATAAAGTACTGAATTTCTATTTCCCTTCTTGTGGAACTATTCCACCTCCTGTTATAATGGTTCAAAACGTTAGTTTTCGTTACAATGAAGATTCACCatggatttataaaaatttagaatttggtATAGATTTGGATACCAGAATTGCATTAGTTGGTCCAAATGGAGCTGGAAAAAGtactcttttaaaattattatatggagAT ttagTTCCAACTAGCGGTATGATACGTAAGAATAGTCACCTTCGAATTGGAAGATACCATCAACATTTACatgaattattagatttagataTGTCACCTTTGGATTATATGATGAAAGCCTTTCCAGACGttaaagaaagggaagaaatgaGGAAAATTATTGGTCGCTATGGATTAACTGGTCGCCAACAA gTGTGTCCAATTAGACAATTATCTGATGGTCAACGTTGTAGAGTAGTTTTTGCATGGTTAGCTTGGCAAGTGCCTCATCTATTATTGCTAGATGAACCAACCAATCATTTAGATATGGAAACAATTGATGCATTAGCAGATGcaattaatgattttgatgGAGGAATGGTGCTCGTATCTCATGATTTcagattaattaatcaa GTGGCAGAAGAAATTTGGGTTTGTGAAAATGGTACAGTTACCAAATGGAGTGGAAATATTTTGGATTATAAAGAACATCTAAAGACCAAAGTGCTTAGTGATAATCAGAAAAGACAAAAAGAAATGCACAGAAgcaaataa
- the Tmem98 gene encoding transmembrane protein 98: MSSSVSISNTGPMTSTTGMETIVAVALGALAAVFFGAFLVLLVICKRQRCYYNQKDSPDLSSDLLEGEHFSGLGLDAWESEEWLAGAERWVDDATGLAPLCIDVLRSCHTLASNLTAIAGTVNSNTIPLEIVDVARRIPPRVDDVVRSLYPLLDARLLEARVAALVLAVTHLALVTKHGVSKNHARKLAFIDQALNDMDSHLSILRNAALAQEVACSIPTSTPV, from the exons ATGAGTTCTTCAGTTTCAATAAGTAATACTGGTCCTATGACTAGTACTACAGGAATGGAAACAATAGTGGCTGTGGCTCTTGGTGCACTAGCTGCTGTTTTCTTTGGTGCATTTCTAGTTTTGCTCGTCATTTGTAAAAGACAAAGATGTTACTAT aatCAAAAAGATTCTCCAGATCTAAGCTCAGATTTATTAGAAGGAGAACATTTTTCTGGTTTAGGCTTAGATGCTTGGGAAAGTGAAGAATGGTTAGCTGGTGCAGAGAG ATGGGTTGATGATGCTACGGGTTTAGCTCCACTGTGCATTGATGTATTGAGATCTTGTCATACTTTGGCTTCTAATCTCACTGCTATTGCAGGAACAGTGAATAGTAATACTATTCCATTGGAAATCGTGGAT GTTGCCAGACGTATTCCACCTCGTGTTGATGATGTAGTTAGAAGTTTATATCCATTATTAGATGCAAGATTATTGGAAGCCAGAGTAGCAGCATTAGTATTGGCTGTTACACATTTAGCATTAGTAACTAAGCATGGAGTCTCCAAAAATCATGCTAGGAAGTTAGCTTTTATTGATCAAGCTTTAAATGATATGGATtctcatttatcaattttgagAAATGCTGCATTGGCACAAGAAGTTGCTTGTTCTATTCCAACTTCAACaccagtttaa
- the LOC413253 gene encoding ubiquitin-conjugating enzyme E2 J2 — protein sequence MNRITNSATARLKQDYLRLKKDPIPYVVAEPVPSNILEWHYVVKGPEKTPYEGGFYHGKLIFPVEFPFQPPSIYMTTPNGRFKVNTRLCLSISDFHPDTWNPAWSVSTILTGLLSFMIENSPTMGSINTSDYEKKQFAAQSLEYNLKDKLFCELFPETVETIKAELEHRKELEKQARHQSTASEVSSLLRDQLQRDQSPLYNVLTNLVVIIGFAAFAFTVKYVLWSVATE from the exons atgaataggATAACTAATAGTGCAACAGCAAGACTGAAACAAGATTATTTGCGTCTTAAAAAAGACCCTATACCATATGTTGTTGCAGAGCCAGTTCCttctaatatattagaatG gCATTATGTAGTAAAAGGCCCAGAGAAAACTCCTTATGAAGGAGGATTTTATCATGGGAAACTTATATTTCCAGTAGAATTTCCATTTCAGCCTCCCAGCATTTATATGACTACTCCTAATGGCAGATTTAAAGTCAATACAAGATTATGTTTATCTATTTCTGATTTTCATCCTGATACATGGAATCCAGCGTGGAGTGTGTCTACTATTCTTACAGGATTACTTAGTTTCatg ATTGAAAATAGTCCTACCATGGGTAGTATCAATACATCAGATTAtgagaaaaaacaatttgcTGCACAGAGtttggaatataatttaaaggacAAGTTGTTTTGTGAACTTTTTCCAGAAACTGTTGAG acAATAAAGGCAGAATTAGAACatagaaaagaattagaaaaacagGCAAGGCATCAATCCACAGCTTCAGAAGTTTCTTCACTATTACGTGATCAATTGCAAAGGGATCAAAGTCCATTGTATAATGTGCTCACCAATCTTGTTGTCATCATAGGATTCGCGGCCTTTGCTTTTACAGTAAAATACGTATTGTGGAGCGTTGCTAcagaataa
- the Twi gene encoding twist isoform X1, whose protein sequence is MKIMQTTQPVSLQTQRIQGLYLLDNNDSSGIPHSAESSASNSPDHYERFSPSTHLMDLSSPPEHRDLPIYQSHHHLHHHQVLYQQSPYLMYENPDEEKRYQEHPNGKILRELQTDYDRRLHDNSPSFLSDHSRDQEQNLYLTPSPQMYSSGGEEITPRQSHQSYHHMDSVEYKPEIMEYKPDVEEQRYKQVEISQMTEPSSSTKSYVLEGPRNGKRKRKSSTIENESETESNASSTKTKMRRKSGATFEEIQNQRVMANVRERQRTQSLNEAFAALRKIIPTLPSDKLSKIQTLKLATRYIDFLFQVLHCNMENTEGADDASERNPRSAVLAAREITSSSCSYMAHEKLSYAFSVWRMEDDWNSNL, encoded by the exons ATGAAGATCATGCAGACCACACAACCAGTGAGTCTCCAGACGCAAAGGATCCAGGGGCTCTATCTTCTGGACAATAATGACAGCTCTGGAATTCCTCATAGTGCTGAAAGCTCGGCTAGTAATTCTCCCGATCACTATGAGAGATTTTCACCTTCGACACACTTAATGGATCTAAGTAGTCCACCTGAACACAGGGATTTACCCATATATCAATCTCATCATCATCTTCATCATCATCAAGTACTTTATCAACAATCACCTTACCTGATGTATGAAAATCCTGATGAAGAAAAAAGGTATCAAGAACATCCCAATGGAAAAATCCTTAGGGAACTTCAAACTGACTATGATAGACGTCTTCATGATAATTCTCCAAGTTTTTTATCAGACCATAGTAGAGATCAAGAACAAAATCTTTATCTAACTCCATCCCCTCAAATGTATTCCTCTGGAGGAGAAGAAATAACACCTAGACAATCTCATCAAAGTTATCATCACATGGATTCGGTTGAATACAAGCCGGAAATAATGGAATACAAACCGGATGTAGAAGAGCAGCGATACAAGCAGGTGGAGATAAGCCAAATGACAGAACCGTCCTCTTCAACTAAAAGTTATGTACTCGAAGGACCCAGgaatggaaagagaaaaagaaaatcgagtactattgaaaatgaatctgAAACGGAAAGTAACGCTTCTTCGACAAAAACGAAGATGAGAAGGAAAAGTGGAGCAACatttgaagaaattcaaaatcaaagaGTGATGGCTAATGTGAGAGAAAGACAAAGAACTCAAAGTTTGAACGAAGCATTTGCTGCACTTAGAAAGATTATACCAACATTACCAAGTGACAAGTTGAGCAAAATTCAAACATTAAAACTAGCTACCAGATACATTGACTTCCTGTTCCAAGTATTGCATTGCAATATGGAAAACACTGAGGGTGCTGATGATGCTA GCGAAAGAAATCCAAGAAGTGCTGTTCTAGCCGCCAGAGAAATAACTTCATCGTCGTGCAGCTACATGGCTCACGAAAAACTTTCATACGCTTTTAGCGTTTGGAGGATGGAAGATGATTGGAATTCGAATCTctag